The genomic segment CGCTGCCGCCATCGACAGAGGTCGAGATCCTGGGTGACCCGACCCCAGGGGACGATGGATTGTGGCAGCACGTCCGCACCGGCGACGGCCTGGACGGCTGGATGATCGCGAGCGCGCTGGAGTAACGCGGGCGATCCCGAAAGCGAAATGCAACTGTGATGGCTACACCCTTGACGGAACGAGCGCCCGCGGCCAAAAGTCGTGTGAGGTGATTTCTCCGCGTGCGGCTGCGCCCTCACGCGGAGACGCGGGCAACGCGGCGCGCACGGTTTGGGCGTGAAATGGGGGACGCAAATGGGGCCGAATGAGAGAACGCCGAGCGCACTGATTGGCGTCGTCGACGACGACCCACGAATTCTTCGGCTCCTCCAGCGGAACCTGGAGAGCGGTGGCTACCGCGTCGTGACCGCCAGCTCGGGTGCTGGCGCGCTCGACCTCATGCGCGCCCACCGGCCCGATCTGCTCATCCTCGACCTGCGCATGCCAGGCATGAACGGATGGTCTGTCCTGACCCGCCTGCGGGAGTTCAGCTGGACGCCCGTCATCATCCTCACGGGCATTGACGATGAGCAGGACATCGTAACGGGACTTGAGGCCGGTGCCGACGATTATGTGACGAAGCCCTTTGCCCCGCGCGAGCTGCTTGCACGCGTTTCGGCCGTGCTTCGTCGAGCCCGCCAGGTGCAGGCGGACGTCGCCCCGATGGCGTTCGCTAATGGCGGGCTCGAGATCGACTACGGGACCCGATCCGTGCGCATCGACGGGCGCTCTATTCCCCTCACCGTCACCGAGTACCGGCTTCTCGCCCAGCTCGCCCAGCACGTCGGTCAGATTGTTCTCCAGGAAGATTTGCTCACGCGCATCTGGGGAAAGGGTTACGAGGACGAGGTCCACATTCTGCGCGTGAACATCGCGCGCCTCCGCGCCAAGCTCGGGGAGAGCGCCGACGACGCCCGCTATATCGAGACAAAGCCGGGCGCCGGATACCGGATGCCCAAGTTCGAGCCCGCTCTCGCGGCTTCGGCTTCCGTCCTCGGCTGAGCGATTGCCCTGTTCCCGCGCCGCCGCGGCCTTCGGACCGTCTACTCGTACCGTAGGGCATCGATCGGGTTGAGCCGCGCCGCGCGCAGCGCGGGGTAGATCCCAAAGAACAACCCGACCGCCGCCGACACGCCGACCGCGAGCA from the Chloroflexota bacterium genome contains:
- a CDS encoding response regulator transcription factor encodes the protein MGPNERTPSALIGVVDDDPRILRLLQRNLESGGYRVVTASSGAGALDLMRAHRPDLLILDLRMPGMNGWSVLTRLREFSWTPVIILTGIDDEQDIVTGLEAGADDYVTKPFAPRELLARVSAVLRRARQVQADVAPMAFANGGLEIDYGTRSVRIDGRSIPLTVTEYRLLAQLAQHVGQIVLQEDLLTRIWGKGYEDEVHILRVNIARLRAKLGESADDARYIETKPGAGYRMPKFEPALAASASVLG